A stretch of the Streptomyces ortus genome encodes the following:
- a CDS encoding SigB/SigF/SigG family RNA polymerase sigma factor, whose product MAAVTADVATATAQGSRTTDETELPLIEDPSRVRPKDARELSRQFFDRLAVLEEGTHEYQYARNTLIEMNLSLVRYAASRFRGRGDSMEDIVQVGTIGLIKAIDRFELTREVEFTSFAVPYIVGEIKRFFRDTSWAVHVPRRLQEARVELAKATEELRTRLGRAPTTAELSNLMSLPEAEVIEARKAANCYNSSSLDAALTSENGSHGESVLADFIGEDDRSLELVEDLHSLAPLVAELDERERRIIHLRFVEERTQAEIGELLGISQMHVSRLISRIIKRLRAGLLDPSVA is encoded by the coding sequence ATGGCAGCCGTGACGGCAGACGTGGCGACGGCCACGGCACAGGGGAGCCGGACGACGGACGAGACGGAACTCCCTCTCATCGAGGACCCGTCGCGCGTCAGGCCGAAGGACGCCCGCGAGCTGTCGCGGCAGTTCTTCGACCGGCTCGCCGTGCTGGAGGAAGGCACCCACGAATACCAGTACGCCCGCAACACCCTGATCGAGATGAACCTCTCCCTCGTCCGGTACGCGGCCTCCCGCTTCCGCGGCCGGGGCGACTCGATGGAGGACATCGTCCAGGTCGGCACCATCGGGCTGATCAAGGCCATCGACCGGTTCGAGCTGACGCGCGAGGTGGAGTTCACCTCCTTCGCCGTTCCGTACATCGTCGGCGAGATCAAGCGCTTCTTCCGTGACACGAGCTGGGCCGTCCATGTGCCGCGGCGTCTTCAGGAGGCCCGGGTCGAGCTGGCGAAGGCCACGGAGGAACTGCGGACCCGACTGGGCCGCGCTCCCACGACCGCCGAGCTGTCGAACCTGATGTCGCTGCCCGAGGCGGAGGTCATCGAGGCCCGCAAGGCGGCGAACTGCTACAACTCCTCCTCGCTCGACGCGGCTCTGACCTCCGAGAACGGCTCGCACGGCGAGTCCGTTCTGGCCGACTTCATCGGCGAGGACGACCGGTCGCTCGAACTGGTGGAGGACCTGCACTCGCTGGCGCCGCTGGTCGCCGAGCTCGACGAGCGTGAGCGCCGCATCATCCACCTGCGGTTCGTCGAGGAGCGCACCCAGGCCGAGATCGGTGAGCTGCTCGGTATCTCCCAGATGCACGTGTCGCGTCTGATCAGCCGCATCATCAAGCGGCTCCGCGCCGGCCTGCTCGACCCCTCGGTGGCCTGA